A window of Paenibacillus phoenicis genomic DNA:
ACAAGTCAGACATTTTCCCTGTGCTACCTTGTTATTGAGAATGGTTATCAATGAAGTCATCGGGACATATCGAAACAGAAATTCGGCTGAAATTCAATAAGGAGGGGTTGGGCGATGAGCGAACTGATCAATAATCGGGAGTATGGCGCACCGGAACAAAGCCGCCGCCAGCAGCTGTTAAAGGAGATTATCAAGGAGCTGCATCAGGGGAAGAGCGTGGATGAAGTAAAGGCACGGTTCGAAGAGGCTGTCGGTGACGTGACGGTCGCGGAAATTTCCGCGATGGAGCATGCGTTGATGGAAGAGGAGGGCATTGCGGTCGAGGAGGTTCAGCGGCTGTGCTCGGTGCATACGGCGATTTTCAAGGGCTCGATCGAGGACATTCACCGTTCGTCCAAGCCGGAGGAGCAGCCGGGTCACCCGGTTCATACCTTCAAGCTGGAAAATCGCGAGATCGAACGGCTGGTGAACTTCAAGCTGCAGCTTCACCTGGACAAGTACCGGAAGGATCCCGGCAGCGAGATCGTATTCAAGCTGCTGGAGGATTTAAACCTGCTGATGGACCTCGACAACCACTACAGCCGCAAGGAAAACCTGCTGTTCCCGTATCTGGAGAAGTACGGCATCTACGGCCCAACCAAGGTGATGTGGGGCGTGGACGACGGCATCCGCATGATGATCAAGGAAACGAAGGGCAAGCTGGCGGACGGCAGCGCGGATCCGGAGACGATGGTGATGGATCTGGAACGGATTATTAAGGAAGTCAACGAGATGATTTTTAAGGAAGAAAATATTTTGCTCCCGATGGCCCTTGAAAAGTTAACGGAAGACGAATGGGTGAGCATTGCCCGGGAAAGCGACCAGATCGGCTTCTGCTTGACCGCACCGGAGCGTGAATGGATTCCGGAGCGCGTGCCGCTGCAGCCCTCGGGCGAAGAAGTGAAAGGGACCGCACAGGCAGGCACGGAAGCGGGGGTTCCGCAAGGCTACATCAAATTCGAGACCGGCGTTCTCTCGATGGAGCAGCTGGAGGCGGTGATGAACCATCTTCCGGTGGACCTGACGTTTATCGACGAGAACGATGTCGTCCGATATTTCTCCCACGGCAAGGAGCGGATCTTTGCCCGGACGAAGGCCGTCATCGGCCGGACCGTACAAAATTGCCACCCGCCGCAAAGCGTTCATGTCGTCAACCAGCTGTTGGAGGATTTTAAGGCGGGGCGGAAGGATGTCGAGGACTTCTGGATTCCGGTGAAGGACAAATTTGTGTACATCCGCTATTTCGCTGTACGCAGCGAGGATGGACGTTATCTGGGGACGCTGGAGTTCACGCAGAACATCGCCCCCATCCGCGAACTGCAAGGACAAAAACGTATTTTGTCCTAGCAGGGATGGCTTTATCATGTTTATCTTGCCTCATTGGGTTTACATCCGGCGTTTGCACTAGCGAATGCCGGTTTTTTTAGTTGCAGTAGCGGGGGAGAAGGAAGGGGGAACAAGGGAAATTAGGTTCGTATACGCTTGTCTGTGATCTGTGTCATTTACGCAAAATCCCTTATCGGTATTGGGATTGCCGTTTCTTCCCTTCTCTTGACCGAACCGATGGGTTCGCTTATAGTTGGTACGTAGGAGAAAACTACTTGCGAAGGCGTTTTCAGTCATGGCGCGGACTAAAGCGGCGATGGATCGAGAATGGCCTTTTTGCACGTATAGGCACGTAAATGATCTATATATTATTTAAGAAAAAGGTGGCTTGTGAACATGTCTGAAAAAATCTACATTGGCGTTGACTTGGGCGGTACGGCAGTCAAAGTCGGCATTTGCAATGAAGAAGGGCAGCTTCTTCATACGTATGAAGGGCCGACCGAAGTCGATAAGGGCGCGGATACGGTCGTCGCGAATATCGAGAAGTACGTCCGGCGTGTCGTGGAAGAATCGCCGTTTGCCTGGGAACAGGTGGCCGGGGTAGGCGCCGGGGTCGCCGGGTTTACGAATGTCCGCGAAGGGATCATCATTTTGGCGCCGAATGTAGGTTTGAAGGATTTGCCGATTCGCGACATTTTGGAGGAGCGATTGGGCAAGCCAATCAAAATAGACAACGATGCCAATGTGGCTGCACTCGGCGAAGCTTGGGGCGGCGCAGGAAAAGGCATCGACAACTGCGTATGCTACACGCTGGGAACCGGCGTTGGCGGCGGGATCATTATTAACGGGAAGATTTATCAAGGCTTCTCCGGAATGGCCGGCGAGCTTGGACATATGTCTGTGGTTCCGGATCTGGAAGCCATCGGCTGCGGCTGCGGCCAAATGGGCTGCCTGGAAACCGTCTCTTCGGCAACAGGGATTATTCGCATGGCGAAAGACGCCGTGGCGCGCGGTGACCGGACCTCGCTGGCTCATGTGGAGAACATTATGGCTAAGGACGTCTTTGATGCGGCTAAAGCTGGTGATGAGGCGGCGATTCGCATCGTGAACCGGGCAGCTTTCTATCTGGGCAAATCGATGGCGGCTGTCGCTGTTGTTCTGAATCCGGAGATGTTTATCATCGGCGGCGGCGTGTCCAAAGCCGGTGACATTCTGTTTAACGAAGTTCGCAGCGTATTCGCCAAATTGACGCCGGAGCCGGTGCAACGAGGCATGCAAATCGTTCCGGCTACCTTGGGGAATGATGCGGGGATGGTCGGCGCCGCTGGTCTCTTCCTCCGTTCCTAACGAAAAGGTGCTAAGCGGAACTGCTTGCAGCTAGCTGGGGGCCGTTGGTACCGCTGGTGTCGCTGGTGTCGCATCTAACGGACTCTAGAAGCGTTATTTGGCAGTCTTGGACAGATTACAGTTTCTAACGGACCTAGGAGATCTTATTTCGGTCAATTGCAGCTCAAGGGTCGTCATCAGAGCCAGATAAGGTCTCTGGGGTCCGTTACAGTGGGAAATGGTCGGGAAATAAGCAAATAAGGTCATTACAGTCCGTTACATCATCCTTTTAGAATGGACAAGGAGAATTACGCGAGGAGGGAATAATCATGCCGGAGAAGGAAACAAGTTCGGTCGCCAATCTGATCATTATCACGGGCATGTCGGGGGCAGGGAAGTCGCTGGCCGTGCGCAGTTTGGAGGATCTCGGATTTTTTTGCGTAGATAATTTGCCTCCGGTGCTGATTCCCAAATTCGCAGAATTGATTGAGCAATCCAAAGGGAAAATTGCCAAGGTTGCGCTGGTCATCGACCTGCGCGGCCGGGAGTTCTTCACGGCGCTTTCGGAGTCGCTTAGCTTTATTAAGGAGCATTTCACCATCAAGTGTGAAATCCTGTTCCTCGATGCCACCGATTCGGTCCTTGTGCAGCGGTATAAGGAAAGCCGCCGCCGCCATCCGATGGCCCCGGACGGGATGCCGCTGGACGGCATCCGGCTGGAACGCAAAATGCTGGATGATTTGCGGATGTCGGCAACTCAAGTCATCGATACCAGCAATATGAAGCCGGCACAGCTCAAGGAGAAGATCATTTCCCGATTCTCGCATTTGGAGAGCAGCAACTTATCGGTGAACATTACATCGTTTGGATTCAAATACGGGATTCCGATCGATGCCGACCTGGTGTTCGACGTGCGCTTCCTGCCGAATCCCCATTACATCGAGCAGCTGCGGCCGCTCACGGGACAAAACAGCGAGGTATATGAATATGTTATGAAGTGGCCGGAGACGCAGATATTCCTGGCCAAATTGCTGGATATGCTGCATTTCCTGCTGCCGCAATACCATAAAGAGGGGAAGAGCCAGGTCATCATCGGCATCGGCTGCACCGGCGGCAAACACCGTTCGGTCGCGATTGCCGAATACCTGGGTAAGATGCTTGGCGTCAGCGAAACGGAAACGGTCCGCGTAAGTCATCGCGACGAAGGCCGGGACCGCTAACCAAGCCCCCTGCAAGTATAGAGGACATTCAAAAGGATAACCTGTTCCCTTTTTGAACCCTCATTAAGAGGTGAACCAAGTGATACATCGGGCTAAGGATATAAGAGTTCCGCGGATCGTCGTGATGGGCGGCGGTACCGGCTTGTCTGTCATGCTCCGCGGGTTGAAAGAGAGACCGCTCGATATCACGGCTATCGTAACTGTAGCCGACGATGGGGGCAGCTCCGGGATCTTGCGCAATGAATTACAAATGCCGCCACCCGGGGATATACGC
This region includes:
- a CDS encoding DUF438 domain-containing protein, with translation MSELINNREYGAPEQSRRQQLLKEIIKELHQGKSVDEVKARFEEAVGDVTVAEISAMEHALMEEEGIAVEEVQRLCSVHTAIFKGSIEDIHRSSKPEEQPGHPVHTFKLENREIERLVNFKLQLHLDKYRKDPGSEIVFKLLEDLNLLMDLDNHYSRKENLLFPYLEKYGIYGPTKVMWGVDDGIRMMIKETKGKLADGSADPETMVMDLERIIKEVNEMIFKEENILLPMALEKLTEDEWVSIARESDQIGFCLTAPEREWIPERVPLQPSGEEVKGTAQAGTEAGVPQGYIKFETGVLSMEQLEAVMNHLPVDLTFIDENDVVRYFSHGKERIFARTKAVIGRTVQNCHPPQSVHVVNQLLEDFKAGRKDVEDFWIPVKDKFVYIRYFAVRSEDGRYLGTLEFTQNIAPIRELQGQKRILS
- a CDS encoding ROK family glucokinase, with protein sequence MSEKIYIGVDLGGTAVKVGICNEEGQLLHTYEGPTEVDKGADTVVANIEKYVRRVVEESPFAWEQVAGVGAGVAGFTNVREGIIILAPNVGLKDLPIRDILEERLGKPIKIDNDANVAALGEAWGGAGKGIDNCVCYTLGTGVGGGIIINGKIYQGFSGMAGELGHMSVVPDLEAIGCGCGQMGCLETVSSATGIIRMAKDAVARGDRTSLAHVENIMAKDVFDAAKAGDEAAIRIVNRAAFYLGKSMAAVAVVLNPEMFIIGGGVSKAGDILFNEVRSVFAKLTPEPVQRGMQIVPATLGNDAGMVGAAGLFLRS
- the rapZ gene encoding RNase adapter RapZ gives rise to the protein MPEKETSSVANLIIITGMSGAGKSLAVRSLEDLGFFCVDNLPPVLIPKFAELIEQSKGKIAKVALVIDLRGREFFTALSESLSFIKEHFTIKCEILFLDATDSVLVQRYKESRRRHPMAPDGMPLDGIRLERKMLDDLRMSATQVIDTSNMKPAQLKEKIISRFSHLESSNLSVNITSFGFKYGIPIDADLVFDVRFLPNPHYIEQLRPLTGQNSEVYEYVMKWPETQIFLAKLLDMLHFLLPQYHKEGKSQVIIGIGCTGGKHRSVAIAEYLGKMLGVSETETVRVSHRDEGRDR